One Streptosporangium becharense genomic window, CTTGGACTCGATCCCGACCAGCCACGCCTTCACCGGCACCCCGGTGACCGGCTGACCGTCGTCGGTGACCGTGGCCGTCACCGTCACCCGGCCGTCCTGTGCCACCTCGGCCTTGGCCGCCACCTTCACCGGGTTGCCGGTGACCCACGCGGCCAGATCGGCCTTCACCGCCTGCGCGGCCGTGTTGGTGATCTCCAGCGTCCACGCACCCGCCTGCTGACCGGTGACGCTCAACCCCTGGAACAGCTGCTTGGCCGCGTCACTGCCCGCCGCGTAGGAGGTGGTCACCTTCCCCGACGGATCCCGCAGCGCCAACCCCACCGTCTCGGGCAGCAGCACACCGGTGACACCGAACGCCAGCCCCTGCGGCACCTGCAGCGGCACCTTTGCCGTCTGCCCCGGCTCCACCGTCGCCGTCGGCCCGTCGAACGTCGACAACGAAACGTTCTGCTCCGCCCCCTCATCGGTGGGAGCGGCCGCGCCGGTCGGCGCCGTGCCCTTCTCGCCCGTCGCGGTCAGCTCCCCGTTCGTCCCGTTGGAGAAGGGCACGGAATACGCCAGCCGCGGCAGGACGTACTCCTTGAAGACGTTCTCCGAGGACGTCATGGACGAGTGCCACGCATACGGGAGCGGATGGTGGTCGTCCCACCCGGGAGTGAGAAGGAGGTTCAGCGCGCTCCACCACGGAACGACACCGTCGCCCAAGGACGGGAGCGGGTACTTTTCCGAGGTGCAGATAACCGGCAGATCGGTGCCGACGAGGTTGGAGGCCAGCACGTGCTTCAGGTTCGTGATCCTGTCGTTGAACCCCGACCTCGGCTGCTCGTCGTCACCGTCCAGGTAATCCGTGGTGAGCTCGATGACCGACGGGTACCAGGGAGTGAGCTCTTTCGTGATCGCCTCTTCCACGATCCTGTCCGCGCACGGGCTGCCCCCGTTCGGTATGCCCAGCCCGATCAGGCGACTCACCGCCGGCCTGACGCCGGTCGTCATCGGCATCTGCGTCTGGATGTACTGCCGAGCGATCAGGCCGCCCATCGAATGGGCCACCATGTTGACGTGGAAGGCGCCCGTCTTCTTGCGCACGTCTTCAACGTAGATCGCCAGCTCGTCGGCGTTCTGCCGGATGCTGTAGGTCTCATCGAGCGGGTTCCATGGTTCGCCGGTGTCCATCCGGCCCTCCGCCTGGTCGTCACCGACCGCCCACACGTGGCCCTGCGGATGGCCCAGCCTCTTCATCATCTCGTTGTAGGTGCCCCAGGAGTCCTCCGCGTCGCTGCGCCAGCCGTGCACCGCCACCACCGGCTTCGGCAGAACGACGATGGGCTCGATCGCGCTGTCCACGAGCCTGCCGCCGTGGTAGAGCTTCGCGCTCACCGTACGGTCCGACTGCGGTTTGGGGCCCCTCTCCCAGGCCCACCCGTTGGTGTCCCATTCCTCGCGCACCGTGACGGTCTTGTGCGGCTCCAGCTCCACCACCTGCCGTCCGCTGATGAGGCTTCGGCCGGTGATGTCGTCGACCAGCCCGACCTCCGCCTGCATGAGGAAGTCGCTGGGGTTGGTGACCTGAGCGACGACGCGGACCTTGTTGCCCTCGACCGTGCTGCCCGCGCCGTCCGGCACGGGGTTCCACTCCGTGGAGGGGTACCTCTGGGTCTCGATGGTGAGCGAACCGATGACGGGCCGGACGCCCAGGTCGAGCAGGAAGGCGTGGTCCCACGTCGTCTGCTTGCCCCACCGCCCGACCACGGCGATCTGGCCGCGGTCGTTGATACCCGTGGCGTGCCTGAGGGTCACGTCGTAGCCCGCGGCCCGCACCAGGTCGGTCAGGTCGATTCCCTGGCCGTTCTGATACAGCGCGGCCCGCGGCGCGTCGTCGGCGGCCTTCATCATCCCGACGCCGACACCGGCGTTGTTGATCGCGTTCACTGTGCCGCCACGATCGGCCGGAGTCTTCATCACTGTGGCATCGCCGCCCTCATCCCAGATGAGGGGACGGTGAACGTCGTTCGCGTCCGTCCCGGCGCCGGCCACCTGGCCGTTGTCGTTGACATCGGTGGCGATGGTCTCGCCGACGAAGTTCAGCCTGTCCTTAATGGGGTTGAGAGGCTTGCCCGGCTCGGTACGGAAGGCACGGAACTTGTCGACGTCCTTCTCGGGGTCCATGTCGGCCATGCCGACGACCTCACCGGACTCGTTCAGCGAGTATGCCTCTATGTCCTGGCCGGCGAACGCCGCGAGATTCAGGATGGAACCGTCGGGATCACGGATCCATTCGTAGCCCGTGATCTGCCCCCGATTGTTGATCCCGCTGCCGTAGAGCAGGCCCAGTCGGGTCGTCTTGCCGTCCTTGTAGACGAAGGTGTCGGCATAGGGCACTCCACCCTGGGAGGCGACGCGGCCGATCACCGTGCCGTCGTCGTTGACCTCCACGGCCTGGCTTCCCCGGTCCGGGTTGCCGAGGGCCGCGTGGATGTTCACGGTGGACCCGGCGGAGAACAGCACGGCGTTGGCCTTGCCGGTCTCCGGATTCTGGACGTAGCCGGCGACCTGGCCTTTGCTGTTGATCTTTCCGAGATGGCCGTCGGAGGTGTTGAGGGCGCCGAGGTGGGTGAGCTTGAGCCCGTCGGGTTCCTCCGCGATCTTGGGGGACGGGGATGGGGACGGGGGTGGTGTGGGTGCGGCGATCGCGGACGCGGGCAGGGCGAGAGAGCCGAGCACCGCGACGAGTGCGGGAATCGCTATCCGCCGCGCGGAGGCGCGACTGAATAACCAGGACAAGGGGAAATCTCCGAAACTGAGGCCGCGCACGGAGGGCGGCGTGGGAAACAGGGAGGATGCGGCATGCCCCGTTGGAAGAAGGGGGTGCCATGGCTGGCCGATCCGGTGTGACGAGGGGTGGGAGCACGCCCTTCACGAGGTCCGACAGATCTCCGTTTGGGCGTTCGCGTCTTTCTCAGAGCTGCGATGTGGGGCGACGACTCGGCCTCACTGCGGTGCAGTGGGGCGTCTCCGCTCCCGCACAGCACCGGCGCAGGTGCGCTGTATGAGCGATATCCATCCCTTTGGGCTTTTTGCGGTCCGTAACACTGAATCGACTGATCGTCGTCAGGATGGCCCATCGCCCTTGTGAATCGTTTGTTCTTCTTGGAGAGACTTATCCCGGCTTGTCATCGCCAACCCATACCTTTGGCACGGATCGCCGGATGTCCACTTAGGCGCTGGGACACTTACACCTCGCCGGGGAGTTTCACCGGCCGGGCCGGGGAACGGGCCCGGACTCCTGGCGCCTGATGATCACCCCGCAGGCGACGCGTCCGCCGGAGTCGCCTGCCTTGCGGGTCTCGGCGTCCGGGCCCCTGGTGCCGGTGGAGTCGGGCTGGTGGGTGTAGCGGTCGGGGATGTTGGCGTGGTTGTCCGGCAGGGCGTGGATCACGACGGAGCTGCCGTCGCGGTCGAAGAGCTGCCCGACCCGGAACCGGTCGGTCACGACGACGGCCTCGCCGGTGCCGTCCGCGGCGACGAGCAGGTTGGGCAGGTCACCCGAGTGGTCGCCGTGCACGGCGGAGCGAAGGGTGAAGTGCGGGCCCGCGCTGAAGAAGGGGCTGCCGGTGACCGGGTCGACCGATGCGGGGTCGCAGACTCCCTTGGCGTGGATGTGGAAGCCGTGGTAGCCCGGCCGCAGGCCCTTCACCCTGACCGTGACCCGCGACCTGTTGTACAGCTGGTGCTCCACGCGCAGCACGCCGACCTCCCGGCCGGCCGCGTTCCTGATGACGGCGTCGGCCGCCGGCCAGGGCCAGCGGGCCACCCCCGCCGCGCCGGCCGCTCCGGCGACCCCGGCACCTCCGGCGACCCCGGTGACCGCGGCGACCCCGGTTGCTCCGGTGACCCCGGTCGTCTGAGCCACCTCGGCCGTCGCGGCGGTTCCGGTTCCGGTCATGACCGTGCCGGACACGACGGCCAGGACGAGACAGGTCTTGCCAAGCATGAGAGATCCCCCCGAGTGCGAATCGGGGCGCCTCTCCCGTGACGAGAGGCGGCCCGCACAGGTTCTTACCTCAGGCGGTGCCGTCTCCCTCCGTCACCACGCCGTGACGTGCTGAAATGCCGCCCGCTGCGGAACCGGCCCGGGGCGGGGCGGAGAAGGTATGAATGAGTATCACTTACTCATGACGGTCATTGTCAGTTCCAGGACGCTGTCGGCAACGAACACCGGCCTGTACGCGGCCCGCGCCGGAGCGGCGGGGCCGGGTGCGCCACTTGGAGCTGATGACAGTGATCTGGAAGAGAACCGCGGCGCTGACCGTGGCGACGCTGGCGATGGCGCTGGGGGCTTCGGCGCTGCCCGCCCAGTCGGCGAACGCCGATCCGGCGGGTGTCCTCAGGACCCTCGACTGGGAGAACGCGGGCGACCGCACCATGCCGGAGAAGGCGCCGACGGGCTTGAACAAGCACTGGGTGGCCTCCCACGGCGCCTCCGTGGTCACCAGCCCGGTACGGGACGGGTCCCACGCGGCGCGGTTCCAGCTCAACCGCACCGACCCGATCCACTCCGGCAGCAAGCGCGCCGAGATCACCCAGCGCGACGAGCAGCCGGTCAACGCCGAGCGGTGGTACGGCTTCAGCATCAACCTGCCCTCAAGCTGGAAACACGACGTCTCCTCCGAGATCGTGAGCCAGTGGCACCAGTGCGACTCGGGCTGCCCCGGCGGCTCGCCGCCGCTGGCGCTCCTCACCGACGAGGGCAAATGGAAGATCGACTTCCGGAGGGAGATCATCGACCTCGGCCAGTACGCCACCGGCACGTGGACCGACTGGGTCTTCCACGTCAAGTGGCGCACCGATGGTGAGGGTCTGCTCCGGGTGTGGCGGAACGGGCAGGAGGTCCTGAACCGGACGGGCCGTACGCACGATGGAGGGCCGCGCTCGCCGTACTTCAAGTTCGGCATCTACAAGTGGGACTGGAACAGAGCTGACAAGCCCTCCGACACCGATCAGCGGGTGATGTTCTACGACGCGCTGCGGCTGGGCGACCAGCGGGCCACCCGCGCCGACGTGGACCCCGCCCGGTCGGGTGGCCCGGCCTGCGCGGCGACCCTTCCGGTGAAGGGCGCCTCCGCGACCACCCACGAGGACGTCAACCCGCCGGCGCGGGCCGTCGACGGCGACCTGGCCACCCGTTGGTCGGGTCAGGGCTTCGGCGCCGCGCTGATCCTGGACCTGGGATCGACGCACCGCCTCTGCGGTACGAAGGTGGCCTGGCACCTCGGTGACAAGCGGTGGAACGACTACACCGTCTACACCTCACCGGACAACGTGACCTACACCAAGGCCTGGGAGGGCCGCAGCTCGGGCGGGACGACCGCACCCGAGCAGGAGCTGTTCAAGGACGGCCCGCGCGACGCCCGATACGTCAAGATCGCCTTCTGGCAGAACCCGCAGAACGACTGGGCGAGCATCACCGAGGCGGCCGTGCTCGGCTCCTGAGCCGTCGACGCCCCTGACCGAGCAGCCGTTTGCGAAGAGGTGACCTTCGATGCGACGACCCGGCGCCACCCCCCTGGCGACCGCACTGGCCGTGACCGGCGTCATGTCGGTCACCGGCTTCATCCCCGATCCCCCGGCCCCGGCCTCGGCTCCGGCCCAGTCGCAGGCCGGGGTCCGGGCACCGGCGACGGCCCGGGCCCCGCAGGCCGTTCAGGAAGCTGTGCCGACGGCCGGGACCGACCCGGTCGACGGTGTGGCCATGATCTACCCCACCAGGGCCGGCGGGCAGGTCTGGCACCTGCCGGCCGACCCCTCGGCCGACCCCCGCCTGGACGGGACGGAGCTGACGCCCAACGGGGACGGCACCTTCACGGTGAAGGACGTCAAGACCCGGCTCGGCGTCTCCACGACCACCTACGACGAGGACGAGCACGAGAAGTCCCTGCTCTGGCGTCAACCCGAGCTGCGTGACAAGGGCTACATGCACGACCGGAACGACTGGCGGAACGTGGAGATAAGTGGATATGTCCGCTATGTCGCCGGGGATGATGGGGACGCCTTCACCTGGTACGCCCGCGGCGGCCGGCACACCGGCACGGGCCAGACCCCCCAGGCGTGCTGGGGAACCGCCTACAAGGGCGACCTCCGCTACTCCGACGGCGCCGTGAAGATCGAGAAGGAGGTCTACCACAGGGGCGGCTACGGCTACGCGAAGGGCGCCTACGTCGGAGGTGGCGCGTCCGTCAAAGGCAGGATGGTCGGCTTCAAGGTCGTCATCTACGACATCCCCGGCGGTGTGCGGGTGGAGACCTACCTCGACCGGTCCGGCGACGGCACCTGGGTCCGGGTCACGAGCCGGGACGACACCGGCGGGTGGTCCGTCGACACGGCCAACCCCTGCGGCGGTACCCGCGACGAGAGGATCATCTGGGGTGGTCCGAAGGCCGCGTTCCGCTGGGACGGCGCCACCGAGGTCGACGTGGCCAGGCTCAGCGTCCGGGAGATCGACCCCACCGGCCAGACCGATCCCTGCGCGACGAGGTTCACCCCCGCCGGGGTGACCGCCAGCACGTGGGAGGAGATCAACCCGCCGTCGAACGCGGTGGACGGTGACCTGGCGACGCGCTGGTCGGGCAGCGGGTACGGCGCGTACCTCGTGCTCGACCTGGGAGCACCGCGTCCGGTGTGCCGGGTGGACGTCGCCTGGCACCAGGGCGACCGGCGGTGGAACGACTACACCGTCTACACCTCACCGGACGGCGTGACCTACACCAAGGCGGCGGAGGGCCGCAGCTCGGGCACGACCCCGAACGCGGAACCGTACCGCTTCCCGCAGCGCCAGGCCCGGTACGTCCGCATCGCCTGGTGGAACAGCTCCGCGGGCAACGGCTGGGCCAGCATCGCCGAGGCCGCCGTCTTCGGCGGCCGCTGACCCTGCGTCACCTGGTCGTCCGGCGCGTCACCCACGTGCCGGACGACGCGCCGGACCTTCTGGACCTCGCACCCGACTCTCCGGAGGACGCGCCGGCCCTTCCGGATACCGCACCCGGCCCTCCGGACCTCGCACTGCCGACAGGGAGATCACGTATGCCACGAACGAAACCGGTGTGGGCGGCGCTCTGCGCCTTCATGCTGCTGGCGACGCTCGGTGCCGGAGGCGCCGCGCAGGCCGACGATCGCGCCGTCCGGGGCGCCGCTCACGCGACCGGTCAGGGGACGGGCCTGCGGGCCGGCGACGTCCCCTCGACGGTCGTCCCGTCCATCCCCGGGTGCACCACCGCCCAGCCGCTCTCCGGGGTGACCGCGAGCACCTGGGAGGACGTCAACCCGCCGCAGCAGGCGGCCGACGGCGACCCGACCACCCGGTGGTCCGGGGAGGGGCTCGGCGCGCACCTGATCCTCGATCTGGGACAGGCGCGCACCATGTGCGGTCTGAAGATCGCCTGGCACCGCGGCGACAAACGGTGGAACGACTTCAACATCTACACCTCGCCGGACGACACGACCTACACCAAGGTCTGGGCCGGCCGCAGCTCCGGGAGCACCGCGGGGTTCGAGAGTTACCCGTACGCCGCCCCGGTGACCGCCCGTTACGTGCGGATCTCCTTCTGGCAGAGCCAGGAGGGCTCCTGGGCGAGCATCAGCGAGACCGCCGCGCTCGGGCCCGACGCGAGCCAGGGCGGTGAACACGTCGTCGTGGCGGCCGGCGACATCGCCACCACCTGCGAGGGGGAGAAGTGCGCGCACCGGCGCACCTCCGACCGGGTCCTCGCCATCGACCCCGCCGTCGTGCTGGCCCTGGGCGACAACCAGTACGAGAACGGCACCTACGAGGAGTACAGCAAGCACTACGACCCGACCTGGGGCCGGTTCAAGGCGAAGACGAAACCGACGCCGGGCAACCACGAGTACGGGCTCGGCGACGGCGCGGCGGGCTACTTCGAATACTTCGGCTCGGCGGCCGGCTCCCCGGCGAAGAGCTGGTACAGCTTCGACCTGGGCGACTGGCACATCATCTCGCTCAACTCCGAGACGAGCCGCAGCGCGGGCAGCACGCAGGTCACCTGGCTCAAGGACGACCTGAGCCGCAACACCAAGCCGTGTGTGCTGGCCTTCTGGCACCGGCCGATGTTCAGCTCCGGCTCCGCGCACGGCAACTTCCCCAACATGAGGCCGTTCTGGGACGCGTTGTACGACGCGCGCGCGGATCTCGTGCTCGGCGGCCACGACCACCACTACGAGCGGTTCGCCAAGCAGAACCCGGACGCCCAGAAATCCTCGTCCGGGATCCGGGAGTTCGTCGTCGGCACCGGAGGGGCGTCGACGAAGCCCGCCGGCACGATGCGGGCCAACAGCGAGAAGTTCCTGCAGAAGCACGGCGTCCTCAAGCTGACCCTGGCCGCGAACAGCTACTCCTGGCAGTTCGTGCAGGACGACGGCGCGGTCCTCGACAGCGGCGCTCCGGTCGCGTGCAACTGAACGACTGAAAAGGAATCCCCGTGTACCTGTCGACCGCCAGGCTCGCGCCGGTGGCGCGGACGGACGGCCCGGTCCGCCGTCTGCTCTCGGGCAACGTGCTCGCCCTGGGCCTGGTCAGCCTGGTGACCGACGTGTCCGCCGAGATGGTCACCGCGATCCTGCCCGCCTATCTGGTGCTGGGGCTGCACCTCACCACGGTCCAGTACGGCATGATCGACGGGCTTCACGCCGGGATGACCGCGCTGTTCCGGCTGGGAGGCGGGTACGCGGCCGACAGATGGCGCCTGCGCAAGGCGGTCGCGGGCTTCGGGTACGGGCTGTCGGCCCTGGCCAAGCTCGGTCTGCTCGCCGCGGGCCCGTCCGTCGCCGGGATCGGTGGTGCCCTCGCGGCGGACCGGGTCGGCAAGGGGCTGCGTACCCCGCCGCGTGACGCGCTGATCACCATGTCGGTTCCGGAGCCCATGCTGGGGCGGGCCTTCGGGGTGCACCGCACGATGGACGGGGTGGGTGCCTTCCTCGGGCCGCTCGCCGCGCTCGGGGTGCTGGCGCTGGCGGGCTCGGGTCAGGCGTTCCCGGCGGTTTTCGTGGCGAGTTTCTGCGCCGCGGCGCTCGGGGTGCTGCTGCTGGTGCTGTTCGTGCGGGACCGGCGCGAACCGGCCGTGCGGGTGGAGCCGCGGGCGTGGAGCCCGCCGTGGCGGCTGCTCGCTACCGCGGAGTTCCGGCGGGTGTGGCTGGCCGCCGTCCTGCTCGGCCTGGTCACGATCGGCGACGGGTTCGTCTACCTGCTCCTGCAGCGCCGAGAGGACCTGTCGATCATGTGGTTCCCCCTGCTGGCGGTGGGCACGAACCTGGCCTACCTGCTGCTGGCGACGCCGCTGGGCTGGCTCGCCGACCGGATCGGCCGCGGCACGACGGTGGCGGCGGGGTGCGCGGCGCTGCTGGGCGTGTACGTGCTGCTGGCGACGGGCGGCGGCTCCATCCCGCTGATCCTGCTGCTCTACGGGGCGTTCTACGCCGCGACGGACGGAGTGCTGATGGCGTGTACCGGGCCGGTCGTGCCCGAACGGTGGCGGACCAGCGGGATGGCGGTCGTGCAGACCGGGCAGGCGCTGGCCTACCTGGTCTCGTCACTGGCCTTCGGTGCCGCCTGGCAGGTGTGGGGGCCGGCCGCGGCCTGCTGGGCCGCCGCCGCCGGGGCGGCGCTGGCGCTCCCGCTGTGCGGGCGGTGGCTGCGATGAGGGGCAGGGTGGTGATCGCGGTCGTGGCCGCCGTCGTGCTGGCGGGGGTGGCGGTCGGGTTCGCGCGGCTGTCCGGGGACGCGCGGTCGGCGGCGACGCTGTCCGCGGCCCCGCCCGCCTCCCCGTCCGCCCGCTCGCCGCTCTGGTCCGGTGTGCTGGCGCGCAGCACCGCCGACGGCGCGGAGTACGGCAGGCTCGTCATCGCGGGTCCACGCGGCCGGGAGGTCCTGCCACTGTCCTGCGTTCGCGCCTACGCGGCGGGCGGCACCGGAATCTGCCTGCGTGAGCAGGCCGACGCGCCGGGCTCGTACGAGACCGTGCTGTTCGACCGGAGCCTGCGGCAGACCTGGTCCAGCCCGTTCGCCGGGGTGCCCAGCCGGGCCAGGGTGTCGGCGAGCGGGCGGATGGTGGCGTGGACCGTGTTCGTCCAGGGCGACTCCTACGCCGCCGCCGGCGCCTTCTCCACCCGCGCGGGCATCCTCGACACCCGCACCGGGGACGTGGCGGGCACCCTGGAGACCTTCGCCGTCACCCTCGACGGCCGCCCGTACGAGGCGACCGACGTGAACTTCTGGGGGGTCACGTTCGCCGCCGACGACAACCGCTTCTACGCGACCATGTCGACCCGCGGCCGGGAGTACCTCGTGGAGGGCGACTTCGCGGCGCGGCGGGTGCGGACGCTCCGGGAGGGCGTCGAGTGCCCCTCGCTGTCACCGGACGGCACCCGGCTGGCGTACAAGAAACCCCGCCCCGACGGGACGTGGCGACCGGCCGTGCTGGACCTGGCGACCATGGCCGAGACGCCGCTGGCCGAGACACGCGGCATCGACGACCAGCCGGCCTGGCTCGACGACCGCACGGTGATGTACGGCGTGGCCCGGGACACGCGGCACGCCGACGTCTGGGCCGTCCCGGCCGACGGCGGAGGCCGGCCGAGCCTGCTGGTGCCCGACGCCGAGTCTCCCGCACCCCTGGGCTGACGCGGCTCGCCGGACGTGCCCCGGCGGCCGACGGTCCGAGTCTCCCGCGTCCCCCTGGGCAGGCGGCTCACAGACCGGCCGGCGGCCCGCTCAACACCGGGTACGCGCCGAGCGGGGGACGGACGCCGGCCGCCCAGGTCCGCCGGTCGCGTTCCGGGGGCGGGTTCCCCGCGAGCCAGGCCAGGCCCACCGGCGGTACCGGCCGCTCCAGCCCCAGCGCCCGGGGCAGGTCGTCCCGGCTGCGGACACCGAGCTTGCCGTACGCCCGCTGCAGATGGTTCGCGACGGTCCGCCTGGACAGGCACAGGCGTTCGGCGATGGCGTCGTTGGTCAGGCCGCCGGCCGCGAGCTCGCACGTCTCGCGCTCACGCTCGCTCAGCGCCGCCTGCGGGCCGGTGTTCGCCGTCCACGGCGGCCGGTACCCCTCGCACAGCGGTGCCAGGTCACGGACCCGTATCCGCAGCCGGGCCGCCAGCCGGTCGTCCCCCCGCCCGTCGGCGACACCGGCCGCCGACGACACGGCCTCCCAGGCCAGGGAGTGGTATCCCCGTGCCTCCAGGGCGTCCGCCACGGTGAGCAGGCCGTCGACGTCCCCGCCGACGACGGCCTGGGCGTGCCGGTCGAACAGGGCGAACAGTTCGCTGTCGCACCGGCCGGCCACCTCGTGCAGGGCCTCCGCGACGACACGGGAGGGACGCAGCCGCACCGAGTGGTAGAACGCCTCCACCGCCTTGGTGTACCACCCCGTGGACCGGTAGTGCTCGCCCAGCGAGGCGCCGGCCTCGGCGGCCTTCACCCGCCTCCCCTCGATCTGGGCGTCGACGCGGACCTCCGCCAGGGTCAGGTGCCCGCGCAGGTTCGACGCGGCGGGCAGCCGGCGGCCGATCTCCTCCAGCACCCGGCGGCTCTCCGCGAACCGGCCCACGGCGGCCAGGCAGACCGCGTGCTCGCTGAAGACGTAGACCTGGATCGGGAAGGGGGCGTGGTCGTCGAGGAGCGCGCGGGCCTCCTGCAGGCGGGGCAGTGCCCGGCCCGGACGCCCCGCCCACATCTCGCAGACGCCCACCCCGAAGGCGAGCAGCGACGCCTCGGCCGACGCCTCCCGTTCGACGGCCGTCCGGTAGCCGGAGCGGGCCACGGCGAACGCCTCGTCGAGCCGGCCCGTCAGCGCGAGGGCCTCCACGTGACAGGCCGCCGCGGCGGCCCCCATCGCGCTCCACACCCGCGGGCCGCCCAGCCGTCCCGCCGCGTAGGCGTCGGCCACCCGCGCGGGCCGGCCGAGGTAGACGTCCAGGTAGGCGCGGAGCGGGTCGCAGACGCTCGCGATCACGTCGTCCCGTACCCCGGCGGACAGGCAGGACAGGTCGGCGGAGGAGAGGTCCGCCGACCCGTCGCCGAAGGCGGCCAGCGCCAGCTCGGCCACGGCCAGCTCGGCGGCGGCCCCACCGCCGGGAGGACCCGAGACGCGGGCGCTCCGGACGACCTCCGCGGCCTCGGCCGGGCGCCGCAGGTTCCAGCACAGGTTGAGGGCACGCAGCGCCGCGAGCCGGGCGAGCTCGTCCGGCGGCTCCGTCCCGTCCCCGGCCGCGCACCGGCTCAGCAACTCCTCCGCCTCACCGGCCTTGTCCTGGGCCACCAGGGCCCGTGCCAGCACGCCGGCGCCCGCGGCGGTGCCGGCGTGGCGGGCCAGCCGCTCGGCCAGCGGGGCGTCGCAGCGCGTCAGGGCGTCGCGGGCGGCACCCACCACCTGGTCGCCGGGCACCGGGTCGCCCGCGGCCAGCCGCCACGTCACCGCGCGCAGCCGCGCGTGATCCGCCGTGTCGCCGTGCGTCACCGCGCGGGCGAGCGCCCGGTGGACGTCCCGGCGACGTTCCGCGCCGGACCGGGCCCGGACGGACTCCCCGTACAGCGGGTGTCCCATCCGGACCACGAGGTCACGGTGGACCCGCTCGACCGTGATCAGCGAGCGTTGTTCGAGCTCCACCAGCACGGACGCGTCGACGAGCGTTTCGATCACGTCGAGCGGAACCGGTTCGGCGTGCGCCACGTACGACAGCGCGTGGGCCTCCTCAGCGGTGAGCCCGCCCAGGAGGCTCGCCACCAGGTCGCTCAGCCGGTGCTGGACCGGTATCTGCCCCTTCCACCGCCACACGTCGCCGGCCCGGCGCAGGGTCCCGGAGGCCCGGCACGCCTCCACGAGATGCCGCAGGAACAGCGGGTTGCCCCGGGTGACGCGCCACAGCCGGTCGACGGTCAGACCGTCGACCGGCCCACCCAGCACCGAGACGAGCAGAGCGCCGACCGTCGCGCGGTTCAGCCCCTCCACCGCCGACACCCGCACGAACGGCCGGCGCAGCAGCGCCACGACGGCCGGCGCGCCGGTGGACCCGGTCCGGGCCGCGGCGAGGACGCGAGCCCCCGTGGTGGCGGCCAGATGCTGGACCAGGGCGGCGGACGCGTCGTCGAGGTGGTGCACGTCGTCGACGACCAGGACGCAGGTACGGTCGCCGGCGGCCTCCCGCAGCGTGCCGGCCGCGGCGGCGAAGACGTTCGCCGGGTCGTCCCGGTGCCCCCGCTCGGGCAGCAGGGCCGCCATCGCCGCGAACGGCAGCCCGTTCGACGCCTCGGCCCCGGCGGTCACCACCACGTGCATGCCCTCGTCGCGGCAGCGGAGCGCGGCCGACTCCAGCATCCGCGACTTGCCGACGCCCGCCTCGCCGACGAGCAGCACGCCCGGTTCGCCGTACCGCCCGATCCCGGCCACGGCGGCCTCGACCTCGGCCGTCCGCCCGACGAACGGCCAGGTGGGACGCACGATCCACGGTTCGTCACCGTCCCGCGCGGGAGGTCCCTCTTCTTGTGCGTCGCCGTCCCGCGCCGGTTGTGTGTCGCCGTCCCGCGCCGGAGACCCTGTTCCGTGCGTGTCACCGTCTCGCGCCGGAGAGCCCGCCCCCTGCGCGTCGCCGTACAGGAGCACACGGCCCCTTTCTTCGCCTCCGGAAGTTCACCTGGCCCTCGCTCTGCCCTCCGAAAACGGCGACGAACATAAATAATCAACTCGCAAGCGCCGGAAACGGTGGGTACGGGACGATGACCGAGCTATGGAAAAGGGCATGGACCGGCGCGGGAGGACCGAGCCGCGGGGGAACCGGGCGGGCGGCGACAGGCGCGCGCTCGACCGACCGGAAATCATGATCGAGGACACCGGGGTCGTCGTCGGCGGGGGAGACGTCGCGGAGTGGCCCGTGACCGGCCGGGAGAAGGAGACG contains:
- a CDS encoding MFS transporter; its protein translation is MYLSTARLAPVARTDGPVRRLLSGNVLALGLVSLVTDVSAEMVTAILPAYLVLGLHLTTVQYGMIDGLHAGMTALFRLGGGYAADRWRLRKAVAGFGYGLSALAKLGLLAAGPSVAGIGGALAADRVGKGLRTPPRDALITMSVPEPMLGRAFGVHRTMDGVGAFLGPLAALGVLALAGSGQAFPAVFVASFCAAALGVLLLVLFVRDRREPAVRVEPRAWSPPWRLLATAEFRRVWLAAVLLGLVTIGDGFVYLLLQRREDLSIMWFPLLAVGTNLAYLLLATPLGWLADRIGRGTTVAAGCAALLGVYVLLATGGGSIPLILLLYGAFYAATDGVLMACTGPVVPERWRTSGMAVVQTGQALAYLVSSLAFGAAWQVWGPAAACWAAAAGAALALPLCGRWLR
- a CDS encoding discoidin domain-containing protein; translation: MRRPGATPLATALAVTGVMSVTGFIPDPPAPASAPAQSQAGVRAPATARAPQAVQEAVPTAGTDPVDGVAMIYPTRAGGQVWHLPADPSADPRLDGTELTPNGDGTFTVKDVKTRLGVSTTTYDEDEHEKSLLWRQPELRDKGYMHDRNDWRNVEISGYVRYVAGDDGDAFTWYARGGRHTGTGQTPQACWGTAYKGDLRYSDGAVKIEKEVYHRGGYGYAKGAYVGGGASVKGRMVGFKVVIYDIPGGVRVETYLDRSGDGTWVRVTSRDDTGGWSVDTANPCGGTRDERIIWGGPKAAFRWDGATEVDVARLSVREIDPTGQTDPCATRFTPAGVTASTWEEINPPSNAVDGDLATRWSGSGYGAYLVLDLGAPRPVCRVDVAWHQGDRRWNDYTVYTSPDGVTYTKAAEGRSSGTTPNAEPYRFPQRQARYVRIAWWNSSAGNGWASIAEAAVFGGR
- a CDS encoding heparin lyase I family protein, with product MIWKRTAALTVATLAMALGASALPAQSANADPAGVLRTLDWENAGDRTMPEKAPTGLNKHWVASHGASVVTSPVRDGSHAARFQLNRTDPIHSGSKRAEITQRDEQPVNAERWYGFSINLPSSWKHDVSSEIVSQWHQCDSGCPGGSPPLALLTDEGKWKIDFRREIIDLGQYATGTWTDWVFHVKWRTDGEGLLRVWRNGQEVLNRTGRTHDGGPRSPYFKFGIYKWDWNRADKPSDTDQRVMFYDALRLGDQRATRADVDPARSGGPACAATLPVKGASATTHEDVNPPARAVDGDLATRWSGQGFGAALILDLGSTHRLCGTKVAWHLGDKRWNDYTVYTSPDNVTYTKAWEGRSSGGTTAPEQELFKDGPRDARYVKIAFWQNPQNDWASITEAAVLGS
- a CDS encoding superoxide dismutase family protein translates to MLGKTCLVLAVVSGTVMTGTGTAATAEVAQTTGVTGATGVAAVTGVAGGAGVAGAAGAAGVARWPWPAADAVIRNAAGREVGVLRVEHQLYNRSRVTVRVKGLRPGYHGFHIHAKGVCDPASVDPVTGSPFFSAGPHFTLRSAVHGDHSGDLPNLLVAADGTGEAVVVTDRFRVGQLFDRDGSSVVIHALPDNHANIPDRYTHQPDSTGTRGPDAETRKAGDSGGRVACGVIIRRQESGPVPRPGR
- a CDS encoding discoidin domain-containing protein, with protein sequence MPRTKPVWAALCAFMLLATLGAGGAAQADDRAVRGAAHATGQGTGLRAGDVPSTVVPSIPGCTTAQPLSGVTASTWEDVNPPQQAADGDPTTRWSGEGLGAHLILDLGQARTMCGLKIAWHRGDKRWNDFNIYTSPDDTTYTKVWAGRSSGSTAGFESYPYAAPVTARYVRISFWQSQEGSWASISETAALGPDASQGGEHVVVAAGDIATTCEGEKCAHRRTSDRVLAIDPAVVLALGDNQYENGTYEEYSKHYDPTWGRFKAKTKPTPGNHEYGLGDGAAGYFEYFGSAAGSPAKSWYSFDLGDWHIISLNSETSRSAGSTQVTWLKDDLSRNTKPCVLAFWHRPMFSSGSAHGNFPNMRPFWDALYDARADLVLGGHDHHYERFAKQNPDAQKSSSGIREFVVGTGGASTKPAGTMRANSEKFLQKHGVLKLTLAANSYSWQFVQDDGAVLDSGAPVACN